Below is a window of Brachyspira hampsonii DNA.
ATTGTCTCCAAATGCTATAGTATCTTTTATATCTATTTTTTTATTTTCACAAATCCATTTTAAAGCATTGCCTTTATTTGCTTCTTTATCTACAGCTTCTAAAAATAAAGTACCTGAAAAACAAGTATGAACACTATTTAATTCATCAATTTCTTTTTTTAATTTTTCTAAAATATCTCTTTGACCTAATATAAGCATTTTATCAAATCTATAGTCATTGATATTTTCAAGTCCCATAACTACATTAACTTTATTTTCTCTTTGAACATAAGATTTTATTGGAAAATCTTCTTTTGATACTATATATTTTCCATTATCATAAACATGAATACATACATCATATTTTTTTGATAACTCTATTATTTCTTTGGATGCATCTTCATCTAAAGTCTTTCTAAATATTATTTTTCCATTATTATCAGCAATAGAAGCTCCATTGAATATTATAGAGTAAGTATTATTTTCTAATATTTCATTATAATTTTTTATTCCTTCATAAGGTCTTCCGCTTGATAATATAAAGTTTATATTATATTCATTGATAAGTTTTTTAATTATTTGTTGATTATATTCTGAAATTTCTTTATTGCCGTTAAGCAAAGTGCCGTCCAAGTCAGCTGCTATTAATTTTATTTTTTCTTTTGAAATATTCATAATATATCCTTATACATTAAAAAAATATAACAGGTATAGTTAAAATATTTATATATACTTGTTTATAATATTAATTATTTTTTATTTAAAATAATTTACACCATTTTCAAAAATATTGTAAATATCTTTTGTGATGATGTTTTTGTATAGATTATTTGCGTATCTTTCACTATGTCCCATTTTACCCAATACTTTTCCATCTTCTGAAATTATACCTTCTATAGCATAAGCCGAACCATTAGGATTAAATCTAAACTCATTAGTAGGTTCTGATTCAAAATTGACATATTGGGTAGCAACTTGTCCTTTTTTTATTAACTCTTTTATAATATTTTCATCGGCAAAGAATCTGCCCTCACCATGTGAAACAGGAACAACCAATTCGCTTCCAACAGGTATATTGTAAAGCCAAGGAGAATTATTTGACACTACCTTTGTTGTAACCATTTGAGAAATATGCCTTCCTATTTTATTGAATGTAAGAGTTGGTGAGTTTTCTGTAATGTTACCTATTTTTCCATAAGGAAGAAGCCCAGACTTTATTAAAGCCTGAAAACCGTTGCATATACCTAAAACAAGCCCATCTCGTTCTAATAATTTATGTATAGAAGTTTTTATTTTTTCATTTGTAAGTATTGCTGAAATAAACTTTCCAGAACCGTCTGGCTCATCAGCTGCACTAAATCCGCCCGGTATCATAAATATTTGAGAATTATCTATTTTTTTAGACATCTCTTCTATTGACTCTTTTATGTACTCTGGTTTTATATTTCTAAATACAAATATGTCGGTTGAAGCTCCTGCATCAGAAAATACTTTCTGAGTATCATATTCGCAGTTTGTACCTAAGAATGAAGCTATTAAAACATTAGGCTTAGCTTTTTTGTTTTTGCATATAAAAGGAGTTTTTCTCTCATAAATAGCTAGAGGATAAATTTCTATTTCTTCATTAGTTTTATAAGGGAATACTGACGATAATTTTTCAAGCCATGATTTTTCTATTTCTTCTAAGTCTACAACTTCACCGCATACTTTTATTTTGTATTCATTGATAGTTTTTCCTATTAGAATAGCATTTTTATAATTTAATTCTTCTTTAGTTTCTACTATAAATGAAGCAGGCATAAGATTAAAGAAGTAAAGCTCATCTTTTATATTAACGCCTATTCTGTTGCCGAAAGACATTTTTGTTAAAGCCTCAGCAATACCTCCAAATTTAATTGTATATGCTGATAGTATTTTCTTATCTTTTATATTTTGATGTAAAAAGTCAAAGTTTTCTTTTATCTCTTCTACATTAGGCATGTAATTTTCTTTCATATTATGCTTTATCAAGTAAACATAATTATTAGCAGATTTGAACTCTGGAGAAATTACATCATTGCTGTCAATAGCTGCTACTGCAAATGATATTAAAGTGGAAGGCACAGATATATTATTAAAAGTACCGCTCATAGAATCCTTTCCGCCTATAGCTGGTATATCAAACTCTGTCTGAGCATATATTGTACCAAGTAATGCCGAATAAACTTTTCCCCATTTTTTAGCATCATTGCCTAACTTTTCAAAATATTCTTGGAATGATAGTCTTATATTTTTATAATCTATTCCAACAGAAACAAGTTTTGACATAGATTCTATTACAGAGTATATTCCGCCATGAAACTCAGACCATTTCATAATAGAAGGATTATACCCCCAAGTAATAGCAGAAGCTGTATTAATTTCTTTTGCATTATTATCAAATATTGGTATTTTTTGAATGCTTACATCACTTGGAGTCATTTGATATTTTCCTCCGAAAGGCATTAACACTGTAGAAGCTCCTATTGATGAGTCAAACATTTCAATTAAACCTTTTTGAGAAGCGACATTCAAATCTTCTGCCATATTAAACCAATGCGATTTTAAAGAGCATGCATTTTTTGTACTGAAAGGATTATTTTCAAAATCAATATTTTTTAATACGGCATTAGTTTCCTGTTTAGCTCCGTTGGTATCTAAAAACTTACGGCTTATATCTACAATTTTTTTGCCTTTCAAGTACATCACAAGTCTGTTAGTATCAGTTATTACAGCAACCTTTGTAGCTTCAATATTTTCATCATTGGCTAATTTTATAAAGTTATCAGCATCTTTACTTTCAACTACAACAGCCATTCTCTCCTGAGATTCTGATATTGCTAGTTCAGTACCATTTAGCCCTAAATATTTTACAGGAAGCACATCAAGATTAATGTCAATTCCGTCAGATAATTCTCCAATAGCAACTGAAACTCCGCCCGCACCGAAATCATTACATTTTTTTATTAATTTTGTAACTTCTTTATTTCTAAATAGTCTCTGTATTTTTCTCTCTTCTGGGGCATTACCCTTTTGTACCTCAGCACCGCATAGTCTTAAAGATGTGTCAGTATGGCTTTTTGATGAACCTGTAGCTCCTCCGCATCCGTCTCTTCCTGTTCTTCCGCCAAGCACTATAACAATGTCGCCTGCTTTTGGTTTTTCTCTTCTTACATAGCTTACTGGAACAGCTCCTACTACTGCACCTACTTCAAGTCTTTTTGCTTTATATCCTTCATCATATATTTCATTAACTAAGCAAGTTGTAAGTCCTATTTGGTTTCCGTAAGAAGAATATCCTGCTGCTGCAGTAGTAGTAATTTTCTTTTGAGGAAGTTTCCCAGCCAAAGTATCTTCTAATTTTTCTAAGGGGTTTGCACTTCCTGTAACTCTTATCGCCTGATATACATAGCTTCTTCCAGATAGAGGATCTCTTATAGCTCCTCCCAAACAAGTAGAAGCTCCTCCAAAAGGTTCAATCTCTGTTGGGTGATTATGAGTTTCATTTTTAAACATTAATAAATATTTTTCTATCTTGTTTTTTCCGTTTTCATCTA
It encodes the following:
- a CDS encoding Cof-type HAD-IIB family hydrolase is translated as MNISKEKIKLIAADLDGTLLNGNKEISEYNQQIIKKLINEYNINFILSSGRPYEGIKNYNEILENNTYSIIFNGASIADNNGKIIFRKTLDEDASKEIIELSKKYDVCIHVYDNGKYIVSKEDFPIKSYVQRENKVNVVMGLENINDYRFDKMLILGQRDILEKLKKEIDELNSVHTCFSGTLFLEAVDKEANKGNALKWICENKKIDIKDTIAFGDNFNDIEMIEYSGIGVAMENAEEIVKQKADYVTLSNEEDGVGRFLKNFFEL
- a CDS encoding phosphoribosylformylglycinamidine synthase, with protein sequence MNYRIFIEKKDGFNLEAKRLENQLKENFKIKSSIRLLNVYDIFNIEESQLNKSIKVIFSEPPTDKIVEKKDFENLKHFAVEYLPGQFDQRADSAVQCLKLIYNNIENVSIVSGKVIVFEGNIDESTIEKIKKFYINPVESREKDLSKLEIEESQKADDIKEVENFINFNSEELAEYRNNLDLAMTYKDIEFVQNYFKNEEKRNPTETEIKVLDTYWSDHCRHTTFMTKINDVQLEDALKENKSNFAEVILNTINRYYDMRKELYGEDVDSKRDINLMDMATVSAKYIKKKGKLEDLEISDEINACSIYIDVDAVDENGKNKIEKYLLMFKNETHNHPTEIEPFGGASTCLGGAIRDPLSGRSYVYQAIRVTGSANPLEKLEDTLAGKLPQKKITTTAAAGYSSYGNQIGLTTCLVNEIYDEGYKAKRLEVGAVVGAVPVSYVRREKPKAGDIVIVLGGRTGRDGCGGATGSSKSHTDTSLRLCGAEVQKGNAPEERKIQRLFRNKEVTKLIKKCNDFGAGGVSVAIGELSDGIDINLDVLPVKYLGLNGTELAISESQERMAVVVESKDADNFIKLANDENIEATKVAVITDTNRLVMYLKGKKIVDISRKFLDTNGAKQETNAVLKNIDFENNPFSTKNACSLKSHWFNMAEDLNVASQKGLIEMFDSSIGASTVLMPFGGKYQMTPSDVSIQKIPIFDNNAKEINTASAITWGYNPSIMKWSEFHGGIYSVIESMSKLVSVGIDYKNIRLSFQEYFEKLGNDAKKWGKVYSALLGTIYAQTEFDIPAIGGKDSMSGTFNNISVPSTLISFAVAAIDSNDVISPEFKSANNYVYLIKHNMKENYMPNVEEIKENFDFLHQNIKDKKILSAYTIKFGGIAEALTKMSFGNRIGVNIKDELYFFNLMPASFIVETKEELNYKNAILIGKTINEYKIKVCGEVVDLEEIEKSWLEKLSSVFPYKTNEEIEIYPLAIYERKTPFICKNKKAKPNVLIASFLGTNCEYDTQKVFSDAGASTDIFVFRNIKPEYIKESIEEMSKKIDNSQIFMIPGGFSAADEPDGSGKFISAILTNEKIKTSIHKLLERDGLVLGICNGFQALIKSGLLPYGKIGNITENSPTLTFNKIGRHISQMVTTKVVSNNSPWLYNIPVGSELVVPVSHGEGRFFADENIIKELIKKGQVATQYVNFESEPTNEFRFNPNGSAYAIEGIISEDGKVLGKMGHSERYANNLYKNIITKDIYNIFENGVNYFK